One Scomber japonicus isolate fScoJap1 chromosome 1, fScoJap1.pri, whole genome shotgun sequence DNA window includes the following coding sequences:
- the lpcat2 gene encoding lysophosphatidylcholine acyltransferase 2, whose amino-acid sequence MPQQRVFALPRQQSLLLPPVINPFVQDTQLTKAAVIKCVLLGIFLVPIRAILLSLVLMVTWPVAVIITFKHPLKGTVEPMTGWRRFMCQNVMAALGRTYYFCMGFRVVVKGKQVSSSEAPILAVAPHSTFFDGIVCIVAGLPSTVSRVENLATPIFGRFVRCLQPVLVSRKDPDSRKNTIQEIDSRAKSGGSWPQVLIFPEGTCTNRSCLITFKQGAFIPGVPVQPILMRYPNKLDTVTWTWQGFSSKTLLLLTLCQLYTTVEIEFLPPHTPTEEEKKSPPLLASRVRDIMAEALGVPVTDHTYEDCRLMISAGELTLPMEAGLVEFTKISRKLNLKWDNLKKELEGFAAMASSCKGGRITIAEFATFLKLPVNPALEELFALFDRNGDGTIDFREYVIGVTILCRPANTEDVLLMAFKLFDTDEDEKITREEFTALLRSALGVSDLNMAKLFKEIDADCSGFITFSEFQAFATTHPEYAKLFTTYLELQRYQAIKEARPGDLELTGQTSSGDKQEDSTSDKKDD is encoded by the exons ATGCCGCAACAGCGAGTGTTCGCCCTGCCGAGACAGCAGTCTCTGCTCCTGCCACCGGTCATCAACCCGTTTGTTCAAGACACACAACTAACCAAAGCTGCGGTTATTAAA TGTGTCCTCCTGGGAATCTTCCTGGTCCCTATTCGTGCCATCCTCCTGTCCCTGGTTCTCATGGTGACATGGCCAGTAGCTGTCATAATAACCTTCAAGCATCCTCTGAAAGGAACTGTGGAACCAATGACTGGCTGGAGACG GTTCATGTGTCAGAATGTGATGGCTGCCTTGGGGAGGACCTACTACTTCTGCATGGGTTTCAGGGTGGTGGTCAAGGGCAAACAAGTCAGCAGCAGTGAGGCCCCCATCCTGGCTGTGGCCCCCCACTCTACCTTTTTTGATGGGATTGTATGCATTGTAGCAGGCCTGCCCTCCACCGTCTCCCGAGTTGAGAATCTGGCTACACCCATCTTTGGCA GGTTTGTGCGCTGTCTTCAGCCAGTGCTTGTGTCTAGAAAGGACCCAGACTCCAGGAAGAACACAATCCAGGAGATTGACAGTAGAGCCAAGTCAGGAGGCAGCTGGCCACAG GTTCTTATATTTCCTGAGGGAACATGTACAAATCGCTCATGTCTTATCACTTTCAAACAAG GTGCCTTCATCCCAGGAGTTCCTGTGCAGCCTATACTGATGAGATATCCCAACAAACTA GATACTGTGACTTGGACTTGGCAAGGGTTCAGCTC GAAGACCCTTCTGCTTCTAACTCTCTGCCAGCTGTACACCACAGTCGAGATAGAG TTCCTGCCACCTCACACgcccacagaggaggagaagaaaagccCGCCTCTGCTTGCGAGCAGAGTGAGAGACATTATGGCCGA GGCTTTGGGTGTTCCAGTGACAGACCACACATATGAAGACTGTCGTCTGATGATCTCAGCTGGGGAGCTAACACTGCCCATGGAGGCTGGCCTAGTGGAGTTCACCAAAATTAGTCGAAAACTCAA TCTGAAGTGGGACAATTTAAAGAAGGAGCTGGAGGGCTTTGCAGCTATGGCAAGCTCCTGTAAGGGAGGACGCATCACCATCGCAGAGTTTGCCACTTTCCTCAAGCTACCTGTCAATCCAGCCCTTGAGGAGCTGTTTGCACTGTTTGACAGG AATGGAGATGGCACCATAGATTTCAGAGAGTATGTTATCGGAGTGACCATCTTGTGTCGACCAGCGAACACTGAAGACGTTCTTCTGATGGCTTTCAAG CTGTTTGACACAGACGAGGATGAGAAAATCACCCGAGAGGAGTTTACTGCTCTTCTGCGCTCCGCTCTGGGCGTGTCAGATCTAAACATGGCCAAGCTCTTCAAGGAGATTGATGCTGACTGCTCTGGTTTCATCACCTTCA GTGAATTTCAAGCCTTCGCCACGACCCACCCAGAGTATGCCAAGCTCTTCACCACCTACCTGGAGCTTCAGAGATACCAAGCGATCAAAGAGGCGAGACCAGGTGATCTGGAATTGACTGGTCAGACCAGCTCAGGGGACAAACAGGAGGACAGCACCTCTGACAAGAAAGATGACTGA
- the slc6a2 gene encoding sodium-dependent noradrenaline transporter, producing the protein MNIQVLPEHKLSSVAPLKQCNVEKKEVELILVKDQNGVQYTSSSIIPTPGHPSGRPGDDDRETWGKKIDFLLSVIGFAVDLANVWRFPYLCYKNGGGAFLIPYILFLVIAGMPLFYMELALGQYNREGAATVWKICPVFKGVGYTVILIALYVGFYYNVIIAWSLHYLFSSMTRELPWLRCDNIWNSQNCTDPKALNGSILGNGTSYAKYKSTPAAEYYERGVLHLHESRGIQDLGLPRWELTLCLVVVVFILYFSLWKGVKSSGKVVYITATMPYVVLFVLLIRGVTLPGSMDGIRAYLHIDFKRLNNLEVWIDAATQIFYSLGAGFGVLIAFASYNKFDNNCYRDALLTSTVNCVTSFFSGFAIFSVLGYMAYKHGVKIEDVATEGAGLVFIIYPEAISTLPGSTFWAIVFFIMLLTLGIDSSMGGMEAVITGLTDDFKILKRNRKLFTFATAFGTFLVALFCITNGGIYVLTLLDKYAAGTSILFGVLIEAIGVSWFYGVDRFSEDIERMMGFKPGLYWRLCWKFVSPAFLLFVVIASTVTSSGLKYDDYVFPNWSNVVGWGVGMSSMLFVPIYAIYKFLSLPGTFKQRIAYCITPEHEHHLVAEGNIRQFTLKHWLAI; encoded by the exons ATGAATATCCAGGTTCTGCCAGAACATAAGCTCTCGTCAGTGGCCCCGCTGAAACAGTGCAATGTGGAGAAAAAGGAGGTTGAACTGATACTGGTGAAGGACCAGAATGGCGTCCAGTACACCAGTTCCTCCATCATTCCCACGCCTGGCCACCCCTCAGGTCGTCCCGGAGACGACGACAGAGAAACTTGGGGCAAGAAAATAGACTTTCTCCTGTCGGTCATTGGCTTCGCGGTGGATCTGGCCAATGTTTGGAGATTTCCTTACTTGTGCTACAAAAATGGAGGAG GTGCCTTTTTGATCCCCTACATTCTTTTCTTGGTAATTGCGGGGATGCCATTGTTCTACATGGAGCTCGCTTTGGGCCAGTACAACAGGGAAGGGGCAGCTACAGTTTGGAAAATATGCCCAGTCTTTAAAG GTGTGGGCTACACTGTGATCCTTATAGCCCTGTATGTTGGCTTCTACTACAATGTCATCATCGCGTGGTCCCTCCACTACCTATTCTCCTCCATGACCCGTGAGCTGCCATGGCTCAGATGTGACAACATCTGGAACAGCCAGAACTGCACTGACCCAAAAGCCTTAAACGGATCCATCCTCGGAAATGGAACATCTTACGCCAAGTACAAGAGTACCCCGGCAGCAGAGTACTATGA ACGGGGTGTGTTGCATCTCCATGAGAGTAGGGGTATCCAGGACTTGGGCCTGCCTCGCTGGGAACTGACCTTGTGTCTGGTTGTGGTGGTCTTCATCCTCTACTTCAGCCTGTGGAAGGGTGTCAAGTCCTCAGGAAAG GTGGTGTACATCACAGCTACTATGCCCTATGTGGTCCTTTTTGTGTTGCTGATCCGAGGTGTCACTCTACCAGGGTCGATGGATGGAATCAGAGCCTACCTCCACATCGACTTCAAAAGGCTCAACAATTTAGAG GTGTGGATTGATGCAGCCACCCAGATATTCTACTCGTTAGGAGCAGGATTTGGTGTGCTCATTGCATTTGCCAGTTACAACAAATTTGACAACAACTGCTACAG aGATGCGCTGTTGACCAGCACTGTGAACTGCGTTACCAGTTTCTTCTCAGGGTTTGCCATCTTCTCTGTGCTTGGCTATATGGCTTACAAACATGGGGTGAAAATAGAAGATGTGGCAACAGAGG GGGCAGGATTGGTGTTTATCATCTACCCTGAGGCAATTTCTACACTCCCGGGCTCAACATTTTGGGCTATTGTGTTCTTCATTATGTTGCTGACCCTGGGTATTGACAGCTCG ATGGGTGGCATGGAGGCAGTCATCACAGGTCTGACGGATGATTTTAAGATCCTCAAGAGAAACAGGAAGCTCTTCACCTTCGCCACAGCCTTTGGAACCTTCCTGGTTGCCCTGTTCTGCATTACCAAT GGTGGGATCTATGTACTGACCCTGTTAGATAAGTATGCAGCAGGGACCTCTATACTATTTGGTGTGTTGATCGAGGCCATTGGAGTGTCATGGTTTTATG GTGTGGACCGCTTCAGTGAAGATATTGAGCGCATGATGGGTTTTAAGCCAGGTCTTTACTGGAGGCTGTGCTGGAAATTTGTCAGTCCAGCTTTTCTTCTG TTTGTGGTAATAGCCAgtactgtgacatcatcaggactGAAGTATGATGACTACGTCTTCCCTAACTGGTCCAATGTCGTTGGCTGGGGTGTGGGCATGTCCTCCATGCTCTTTGTCCCCATCTACGCTATTTATAAATTCCTTAGCTTGCCAGGAACATTCAAACAG AGGATAGCCTATTGCATCACTCCAGAACATGAACATCATCTGGTGGCTGAAGGAAATATTCGGCAGTTCACA ctcaaGCATTGGTTGgcaatctga